In the Fusarium falciforme chromosome 6, complete sequence genome, ACTGGCACGTGGCGGGGAGTTTGGGCGCTGGGCGATAAGCATTTGTAGGCGAGCCCCTCACTAGAGGTCCCCCGCAGCGGGGACCACTTCAGTGGATGTCGTTTGCGGCTAGGCCAGATATGGACTAGACTGTTCCGTCGCCGGGAACAACCTCCACTGTAGCCGTGAGGCTCATGGTTGATCAGGAGCCCGTCGATCTTCTTTAAAGTGAACCCAGACACGACAACATCACGTCTCCACTGCATAAACAACCACACGGCATTTCGAGCTTCATTCTTGCCCAGGAACATCTCAAGGAGTCCTTTTCTCTCAGACCGCTAGTTGTGTGGCTCACATATCTTGAAAACTCTTACGCACCCTCACCGACTGAGCTCGTCAGACCTCGCAACTGCTGGTCTGCATCACGTCAATAGTGACACGACTCCCCTAGACCACAACAGCAATGAGTTCAACCGACAACAAAAAAGATGACGCGATAAAGAAGCCAGATGTCGAGgcggacaaggacaaggccgaAGGGGTTGATGGCGAGGAGTTGAGGTTCTCACCAGAAGAGGAACAAGTATGTTGGATTTATTCACCCTGCATAATCATCTGTATGGATATATCACGTCATATGCCAGTCACATCATTAAACTATTCTTATATCTCATACTCTTCAAACTCTACCCCCTTCTCTCTATCCAGCTAGGTATCAGTCATCTAACATCCCCAGGCCCTGGTCGAAGAATCCACCGctgccaaggaagaagccaACGCTCTCTTTGCTTCCAAAGAGTATCAAAACGCTCTAGACAAGTACGATGATGCAATCAACTCTTGTCCAAAGTATCTATACTTCCCACGAGCTGTCGTATACAGCAACATCGCTGCCTGTCACCTCAAGCTTGAGCAATGGAAggatgccatcaaggccgcCTCGGATGCCCTGAGCTCTTTAGAGAAGCTCGAGCAAAAGGACCCGTTACTGAACCCAGAtgggaagaaggaagaggaagagaagaagaaagagcaGGACGATGATGTTGAAGAGGAGACTGTCAGCTCTGGCGCCACGCGAGCCGCTCCGGCTCCTGATTCAACTGACGATGCTGTCAAGACTCTCAAGGCCGACATCCAGCGTATCCGCAGCAAGTCCCTCATGCGCCGTGCTCGTGCTCGCTCCGAGGCTGGCGGATGGCAAAACTTGGCCGGTGCTGAGGAGGACTACAAGGCACTCGCCGCCAAGCCTGAGAGTCTCGCACCAGCCGACCTCCGCATCGTCCGAACTCAACTACGACAACTACCACCACGCACCAAGGCCGCCCAGGAGAAAGAGATGGGAGAAATGTGGGGAAAGCTAAAGGATCTAGGAAACGGCATCCTGAAGCCGTTTGGACTGAGCACAGAGAACTTTCAGATggtcaaggacgagaagacGGGCGGGTACAGCATGAATTTCCAGCCCGGTGGGGGCTCCTCCGCGAAATCCTAAGCATGAAGCATCGAAAAGCAAGTTTTCTTCTACTCTGTTGAACCGGCAAGTCCCAGGAACATAGAAGAGAGTAATAGACATGCCAAGAACTCCAACGCCGTCTAAACAACCTCGACATATACTTGAGACACActcctttttttctttcttcgaCAGCTCACAACTCTCAGTCCTCACATCTTCAGCGTCTCGCACAAGTTAATTGTGAACCCCCACCTCAGAGTGAGGGAGGGTTGAACGAACCTGTCCGGTTTGGTGGCTCGTACCAGTTCTGGTACGGGTGGTTGGGCAACTTGAAATCAGCAAAGCTCAGTGGGTTTACTGGTGTCTTTGTTCCCACTGCAGCCATAACTGGTGGCGTCGACACCCTCCCTGACATCAAGGGCATTGAGGCCCTCCGCACGGACGGCACCCCTTGACTCTGACTCGAGTCTGCCTTTGGGCTCGATACGGGTAGCTTCATTCGTTCCCAGCCCCAGACCTTCTTGAGTTCCATCTCTACAGCACTCAGGCGCCAGCCGCTCGTCGTGTTGATCCTGTCAAGCATGTCCAAAACCTCGGCCTGTTCGCTAGGATTGGTGAGGACAGCGCCAGCGATTGCTAAGCAGCGGATAGCCACAATAGAAACGCTGCGGTCGTTGGTGTGTGCTACAATGCCGCACACTTGGTAGGCGTGGTGAAGTTGCAAGAATCGCATCCTCTCAGAGGATGTGATGGACTCGAGGGGATGTGTCTGTGAGAGGATGCAGTGAGCAGCGTGATAAAGCAGACGACCCAGCGTTGCTTCCCGCTGTATCATCCTACCTCAGGTTAACTTGGATCTTTGGCTGATATTTCGAATAGGAGTTCGCTTACCATATACGAGGGAATGCCGACTTTGCCGTCGACTTGGACTGCTTCACATATCCGAACGGATGCATCGTCCTGGGACAGCTGTTGTTCCAGTCATCGCACAGCCTCTTCAATTCGTGCCACTGGGACATGCGGTTCCCCAACCAGATCTGTTCATCCCTCGGGTCCATGTCCTCAGGCTTGGCCCTTGCCGCTCGAAAGTTGGCAACCTTGGCCACGATGTAGAGGATGCGGTGCACCCATGCTTGTTCATTCCCAATCTCGCTCTCAGGTCCCTGGCCAGGAACTTCAAAGTCGACACCCCATTCGTCAGGGTTCCACGTCGTCTGCCAGTTGGCCGCCACGCAGTTGAGAACCTCGGTCCCTATGTTCAACCAGAAACATGCTGATCCAATACCAGTGCTTCTAGCATTCCACCCGCACTCCCGTACCAGTGCCCGTGAACCTGCGATGTGGCTCATCCTCTGGGCAGGCTTCTCACACATGATCTCGTACACGTTGAGAACGATGGCCGTGGTGGCGCACTCAGCCGTGTTCCGGTCGGGGTTCTGCAGACTGCGGAGAAGCTGCGTCGTGGCCGTGTTATAGTAGAACAAGGCCTTATCGTGGTTCTCTGGTGAGACGAGAGAGATGTGCTTGACTCCACAAGCCAGGAGTGCGTTGAGAAGCATGGTCGACTTGAGGGCGTGGTACGGAATGTTTCTACTAAAGTGCTTGTCCTTATTGAACGAGTCCATCCATACACCAACCTCTTCGACAAAGATCTGCATGTAGTAGACCTCATCAGCCGAGGTTAGAATGTCGCGCCCCATGGTTTCGCTCATCTCGCTGGGGAATGGGTGGATGGGGTTATCGTGAAAGCCCTGCTCGACGGGTATTCTCTCCATTCGTGACGGCTTGTCAAACTGGGGCATTTCCAAATCGACAGTCTCAATACTTGCTTGATGCGGGGATGGCCTTTTTCTTACTGCCACAAGTTGCTCTTGGTTAAAGTCTGGCCGcggggtggtggtggaatGCGTTGACGATGAGGGAGTTGCAATATTGGAAACGTCGCTTATCATTCCTCCACCATCATTGGCTTCACCCCTTGCCATGTCATCCTGGTGCTGCAGTAAAGATGTCTCTGAAGCCCTCGGGGTGCTATCGTCAGGAGCCATATAATCGTGGAGCCGCCGCGAGCCTGGCCTATCAGTCGGACCCGGCTCCGGATACTCCTCCTCCGTCTTTAGAGGCTTCGGATCCTCTTTTTCGCTGACACTATCAGGCCCCAGATCAT is a window encoding:
- a CDS encoding Zn(2)-C6 fungal-type domain-containing protein; translated protein: MQNDDSGSRQTMPFSQEWHGQPPLSYTTDDPPQFNRPLEFHHQSFPASDGTDTHQTPPAVSSVENTRGMTTPRTIGTSASASTPAKGKRVRTGCLTCRERHLKCDEASPDCLNCRKRGRECKRGVRLNFLEINLHRPAASMPPPEEWAVEFQDESRDIASEYQGGLGRYAPYDLGPDSVSEKEDPKPLKTEEEYPEPGPTDRPGSRRLHDYMAPDDSTPRASETSLLQHQDDMARGEANDGGGMISDVSNIATPSSSTHSTTTPRPDFNQEQLVAVRKRPSPHQASIETVDLEMPQFDKPSRMERIPVEQGFHDNPIHPFPSEMSETMGRDILTSADEVYYMQIFVEEVGVWMDSFNKDKHFSRNIPYHALKSTMLLNALLACGVKHISLVSPENHDKALFYYNTATTQLLRSLQNPDRNTAECATTAIVLNVYEIMCEKPAQRMSHIAGSRALVRECGWNARSTGIGSACFWLNIGTEVLNCVAANWQTTWNPDEWGVDFEVPGQGPESEIGNEQAWVHRILYIVAKVANFRAARAKPEDMDPRDEQIWLGNRMSQWHELKRLCDDWNNSCPRTMHPFGYVKQSKSTAKSAFPRIWMIQREATLGRLLYHAAHCILSQTHPLESITSSERMRFLQLHHAYQVCGIVAHTNDRSVSIVAIRCLAIAGAVLTNPSEQAEVLDMLDRINTTSGWRLSAVEMELKKVWGWERMKLPVSSPKADSSQSQGVPSVRRASMPLMSGRVSTPPVMAAVGTKTPVNPLSFADFKLPNHPYQNWYEPPNRTGSFNPPSL